The Centroberyx gerrardi isolate f3 chromosome 8, fCenGer3.hap1.cur.20231027, whole genome shotgun sequence genomic sequence acagtgattctcaacctttttcttATCCAGGACCCTAActcagtccacattagagccacagaccccatttgatgagattttgtgtttcggacccaaatctgagaatatttggggacccctggaaccccctcaaggacccctggtggtccccggaccccatgttgagaaccactgtgctaAATCACTGGAAACTACATTACAGTGTGTGCCTGGATTTGACCGCTGGTACGTTATATATCCAGAAATACAGATCATATACAAATAGAtatacacagaaagagagacagacagtccaTCATGTTCGATAAAGTTACAGAACTGGATTAGAGTCCTCTAAAGAAACAGTAAAACCGAACTCTAATGTTTGAACTTACAAAGAGTATTTGAGGGTGTCGTCCAGTTCCATGATGGCTGCCTGGTTTCCACAGCGGTAGCAGTAGTTGGGAGCACTGAAGATGGTCACCACGTTCTTATCATGGCCCCAGTTATAACCCTGTGGGACGCCAACATCTCAGGTTAGACTGCTGTGTGGGGCCGATACTGTGTGCTGCTTgtgctttattttttaaaattgtgtttattatcAGCAGGTGTGTAATATGTTTATCTTaggatacgattcgatacgcaataCGAGGTTCAccattcgatacaaccacgatacgatataataaataaaagtttaatgacaacaaagtctgactgtgcagaactCAGTGCTTCCTCTTGGCCTGGTCTGCCTAGTGAAAGAGGAACTGgttctcaatgggacttcctggtaatgcaaaaggtaaaataaatattggactttaatcaaaaatcagatatcagccggTCGAGGTCGTCCAACTCTGACGTGATGCAGCGAGTGTTGCAAGTCTGAAGGCTGCTCCACCTgacaggagcagacagacaggcaggcagacagacaggcagacaggcagacagacagacagacagacaggcagacaggcagacagacaggcagacagacagacaggcaggcagacaggcagacagacaggcagacagacagacagacagacagacagacaggcaggcaggcagacagacagacagacagacagacagacaggcagacaggcagacagacagacagacagacaggcagacagacagacagacaggcagacaggcagacagacagacagacagacagacagacagacagacagacaggcagacagacagacagacagacagggagacagggagacagacagacagacagacagacagacagacaggcagacagacagacagggagacagggagacagggagacagacacacaggcagacagacagacagacagacagggagacagggagacagggagacagacagacagacagacagacagacagactcgcTGCAGAAACTAATTCCGGCAGATTCTTTCTATAAAACGATCCACgtttgtggaaaaaacaaagcacCGCATCAGCTTCAGCCTCCACAGTGTGAACAGGCTCGCTGGCTGATTTAGTCGAATATTTCACACAGCAGCCGCCGCGGTGTGACCGTCTGtgattggtctaaaatatcacttGTGAAAAagcttctcctttcctctgcttctAAATCCTTAATTTCCCTCAGGCATCTTTGTAGTTCTTTCACCGCAGCAGTTTGTTGGTCTCTACATTTCGGTCACCAGTATTCCTGGTTTCCCTCGGTTACAGTCGCCTCTTTAACCTTCATGCGCCCCCTGCTGGTGCGGAGTGGAAATAAAAGAACGAGAGGATTTCTATTTTGGTCAAGTTGTTGTTTGGTTACGGCCGcctgcagtcagacagacaggtgtgtaggtgtaggtgtgtgtgtgtgtgtgtgtgtgtgcatgtgtgttttacctCCATGACCAGCTGATGGGCGCGGGACACCAGGGTGAGGCCGTTGGCGTGGTTGAAGGTTTCGGAGATGTCCTGACCGAAGGTGTAGCCGGCACCGCGGGGGGAGATGCCCCACCCACCACGATCATCTGGGTCCGACCACAGCAGGTCACACATGGGAccctgaggaggagggggggggttggggggtcgGGGTCATTCAGGGATTAATTCATGTTTCAGCATTTTTACATGTGGAAttagtgtgtgtgggaggtgtgtgtgtgtgtacctcatgTGGGACCTCTTGCAGGCGGTCCAGGGCTCGTATGTGATCCAGAGTGTCTATGGAGGGAGACAAACCTCCGTGGAGACAGAAGatctgagagagacacacacacacacacagatacaggcacacacacacacacacgcacacacacacacacacacacacacacagaagaggcATTGTAATAATCACTCAATGTCAAATTCTTCCTTATAGTGAAAATAAGGCCCCTCATCAATCATCCAACATCATGAAACAGTAAGTAACATCCATctagatgtctctctctcctccctctgtctttcactgttcctcccacctcctttgactctcccttccctccttcattcaccctctccttccctccctccttccttcttgcAGTCTCCTCCCcatttcatctctcctccctcctatcCTCTCTTCCCCAtccccctttcttctcttctctcctcctccttcctttgtccaccattttctccctccttcagtttctcctccctccctccctcctttttccaCTCCTCCCGTCTCTCACCTGTCCGTCCACCAGTGCGGTGAGCGGCAGGTAGTCGAACAGGTCTGTGAAGTACTTCCAGACGTTGGCGTTGCCGTACTTCCTCAGGCACTCGTCGTAGAAGCCGTAGACCTGCGTGATCTGCCGCGACTCGTGGTTTCCCCGCAGGATGGTGATTCGCTCCTGGAAACGAACCTGAGCGACAGACAAGGAAAAACTTTATTACTACAGCTGCAGACAGATTCTCAGGCAGTGCAGCAACGGTGAAGGTGGAGATGACAACGAAGCTGATGCTGAAGAAGAATAAAACCATTTCTACAGCAGTTTAACAGCTTTACAGAGCAAAAACTGATCAAATCCAGGACAAAAAACACaggctgaagctgaagcttGTAGGCACAAGCTTCATCAAGTCAAGTTACAGCCTCTTTAAAGGCTTTTgaatgccagttagaatgaaatataaaagcattttcacaactgaaataaacatgaagaTGGAAACAAACTGAAACCATAATATATTTAAGACCTCTGATACAAAATTTAAGACTTTATGTAACTGTATTCCAGACCGTCTGAGGTCTGGAGTTCAGATAaagaatgatttattgatgttcaaACACAGAGAACCTGAAACATTCACTTTCACGTGAAAAACACCGTTACAACCAACTGACACATTCAGTTTCATATTAGTGACTGAGCCCAGACCCAAACAGGACTCATTTAGCTTAAACCATCATGTGTAAACCTACTGAACAACTGTAGCACTCAATGAAAACCtacactgttattattacaactttttaaaatgtaaatttccCCTTTTCTAATCATTTCCACTTCCTGTTAGAGCTGCGCAATAAATCAGAGATAATCTTATATTGCAATTTTGTCCTCATGTGGGAAAATGTTTTGACCTGTGCAACGAAAGACgccattttgaaattaaattggGAGCGCCCGTGTCAAAATAGAGGACAACTTCGCCTATTTGGCAGCTTTGGTTTTGCCTAACTCAAACCCAGATCAAGGAATTTGCCAAATTTGTAAAAGAGTTGCTTTCCTATGTAAACACCAGAGGAAAGATCAGTGATATCTGCTCCAACCTGCAAAGTAAACAGCGGACGTTCTATCAATGTTTTTCCAAGTTAGCAGGTTTTTGTGACTAAACATCATTAGTTTTGTTGGACGGAGCCATGCTGTGATCAGGATACAGACATTACGGGGTCATTAAGTCACTGAAGTTAAGGAGTCGCCATTTTGAGCGACTGTTTTGTGAGCACTCCTGTTACAAAAGAGGAGATTGTTGCTGATGTAACACTGGGATCGTAAAATAGTGCATAGAGACAGAATCGTGACATTTCACACTTTCAACAAGATATACTGCATGGGCAGATCGTTTGAAAAGTTCACCCTGAAGACCATAATGAACGTGAATAAAACCCCTTCAGTGCGTGTTATGGGGAAAACAGTCTTTAACTCAGAAAGACGATCCCTGCTGCTGAACCTGTCCGGCTGTCTGCTGATCAGAGCCAACActgtaccaacacacacacacatgactgtAGCACcatccacagtgtgtgtgtgagagaaacaaCAGCTATCTGCACTGCCATCTCCCCCGCTCTCTCCCTGACCCTGAACGCACCATCAGCCCCTGCTCTCTGTCAGCTGAGGCGTCAGCAGCTCGCTCCTCCAACAGGTTTGTGACGCAGATCAGTTTCCCAGAGaataaactaaacaaacagAGCGGTGCAACACAACCAACCAACCGCTACTTCCTCCTGTCCCAAATACAACAGTGCTGCTGTTCAGGGGGAGGAGCTTCGGTCGAGGCTGGAGTCCAGATCTGTCCAGTTAATGAGGCCGATGGAAGATCCGCTGTATTCCATTTCAGATGAAGTTCAGAGTAACTGgtgatttgtttttatattcacCTGCTACAGAGCAAAACGTTTAGTCTCCTACTCTAAGTCTTGTCATGATTCCAAAGATCTGACTTCAGCACTTATACCCAAATATCATGGTTTCAACTCTGAAGTGACACCATGGCAACAAACAGCATTTAACTTTAAAAAAGCCATTTATGCCGTGAAATTACAACAGTTTGACTGAGGATTGTTATATAATGTGATCCAATTAATAATTTAATGGATCCAAAATGACTTGTTCCAGTAATTGTTTTATAATACTAGGCCAGTACTAGATGGCATGAATGACTGTAAAGGCAGTAGTATTTGGATTTGGGTTCCTGTATTGGCcagtgtatttgtatttgtagaCTTcattatccccgtggggaaatttgtcctcGTCCTgtacacacactaggagcagtgggcagccgcagtacagcgcccggggaccagctc encodes the following:
- the LOC139921812 gene encoding serine/threonine-protein phosphatase 2A catalytic subunit beta isoform, encoding MEDKSFTKELDQWIEQLNECKQLTENQVRTLCEKAKEILTKESNVQEVRCPVTVCGDVHGQFHDLMELFKIGGKSPDTNYLFMGDYVDRGYYSVETVTLLVTLKVRFQERITILRGNHESRQITQVYGFYDECLRKYGNANVWKYFTDLFDYLPLTALVDGQIFCLHGGLSPSIDTLDHIRALDRLQEVPHEGPMCDLLWSDPDDRGGWGISPRGAGYTFGQDISETFNHANGLTLVSRAHQLVMEGYNWGHDKNVVTIFSAPNYCYRCGNQAAIMELDDTLKYSFLQFDPAPRRGEPHVTRRTPDYFL